A genomic region of Trichothermofontia sichuanensis B231 contains the following coding sequences:
- the mreC gene encoding rod shape-determining protein MreC, with the protein MMMYSFRRWWERYGVQCVLMVVVLGSGWYLRQTQGAALLELYNWISRPFHMPPVSPETLVNARILELQGRLVELEQQNQKLRTLIDYAAKQPQPGMTAPVIGRSADDWWHHITLGRGSNHQVREGDVVLGIGGLVGRVVGITPNTSRVLLISDPTSRVGVTISRSRAMGFMRGQDSDRAVIEFFDKVPDVKPGDMVATSAFSQLYPAGLPIGQIESVDLSRSPVPIAIVKLSAPIQNLEWAILYPNDKPDPALELPASTEPAHRSDPNMTGNPPPLPNPMIP; encoded by the coding sequence ATGATGATGTATAGCTTTCGCCGCTGGTGGGAACGATATGGGGTGCAATGTGTCCTCATGGTTGTTGTTCTCGGTAGCGGCTGGTATTTGCGGCAAACCCAGGGAGCCGCCCTATTGGAACTGTATAACTGGATTAGCCGTCCCTTCCACATGCCACCGGTTTCGCCAGAAACCCTTGTCAATGCTCGCATTCTGGAGTTGCAAGGGCGACTGGTGGAACTGGAGCAGCAAAACCAAAAACTGCGCACCCTCATTGACTATGCAGCCAAGCAACCCCAACCAGGTATGACTGCGCCTGTGATTGGCCGTAGTGCCGACGATTGGTGGCACCATATCACCCTGGGGCGGGGAAGTAACCACCAGGTGCGGGAAGGGGATGTTGTTCTGGGGATTGGGGGATTAGTTGGTCGAGTGGTCGGCATTACCCCCAATACGAGTCGGGTGCTGCTGATCAGCGATCCGACCAGCCGTGTCGGTGTCACTATTAGCCGCAGTCGAGCGATGGGATTTATGCGGGGACAAGATAGCGATCGCGCCGTGATTGAATTCTTTGATAAAGTGCCCGATGTGAAACCGGGGGATATGGTGGCGACCTCGGCCTTTAGCCAGTTGTATCCAGCGGGCTTACCGATTGGGCAAATTGAGTCGGTTGATCTCAGTCGCAGTCCAGTGCCGATTGCGATCGTCAAACTTTCGGCTCCGATCCAAAATTTGGAATGGGCGATCCTATACCCGAACGACAAACCTGACCCAGCCTTAGAACTTCCCGCCTCTACCGAACCGGCCCATCGTTCCGATCCGAACATGACGGGCAATCCCCCTCCCCTCCCTAACCCGATGATCCCTTAG
- a CDS encoding ABC transporter permease: MAASPSPNRYQASAYPKWLGPLLMLAPAGIWLGLLLVLPTLVIFQLSLVPGIRPGDVVNPVLWPLTNYVRIFQPVYLQVIARSLLLALGTTVLCLLLGFPVAYWLAQTAPKRWRNLLLLGFILPLWTSSLLRSYAWITILRRTGVLNSFLTALGLPTVYLLNQSTAVLIGMTYSFLPYMVLILYASLEKLDRRLLEAAYDLGANRQQTFWRITIPQTMPGILAGSLLVFIASLGDFINPELLGGASSMTIARLIYNQFLGPTRNWGFGSALSMVVIIAITLAMVLLIKYGDSSASALKAGNQDKA, from the coding sequence ATGGCTGCTTCTCCTTCTCCTAATCGGTATCAAGCATCAGCCTACCCAAAATGGTTAGGCCCCCTATTAATGCTAGCGCCGGCGGGGATATGGCTAGGGTTATTGTTAGTATTACCCACGCTGGTAATTTTCCAATTAAGTTTAGTACCGGGGATTCGACCGGGGGACGTGGTCAACCCCGTTCTCTGGCCTCTGACCAATTATGTACGAATTTTTCAACCCGTTTATTTACAAGTCATTGCCCGATCGCTGCTTTTAGCACTAGGCACCACGGTATTGTGCTTACTGCTGGGCTTTCCGGTTGCCTATTGGCTTGCCCAAACTGCCCCAAAACGCTGGCGAAATCTGTTGCTACTGGGGTTCATTTTACCCCTGTGGACATCATCTTTGTTACGCTCCTATGCCTGGATTACGATTTTGCGCCGGACGGGTGTCCTCAACTCTTTCCTGACAGCACTGGGATTGCCAACCGTGTATCTCCTTAATCAAAGTACAGCCGTCTTGATTGGGATGACCTATAGTTTTTTGCCCTATATGGTGTTGATCCTCTACGCTTCCTTGGAGAAGCTCGATCGCCGTTTGCTCGAAGCCGCCTATGATTTGGGAGCCAATCGCCAGCAAACCTTCTGGCGTATTACCATTCCCCAAACCATGCCAGGAATTTTAGCCGGATCATTGTTGGTATTTATTGCCAGTCTGGGGGATTTTATTAACCCAGAATTATTGGGCGGTGCATCCAGTATGACGATCGCTCGCCTCATCTATAACCAGTTTTTGGGACCAACCCGAAATTGGGGCTTTGGTTCAGCCCTCAGTATGGTAGTGATTATTGCTATCACATTGGCAATGGTGCTGCTGATCAAGTACGGTGACTCATCCGCCAGTGCTCTAAAAGCAGGCAACCAAGATAAAGCCTAA
- the mreD gene encoding rod shape-determining protein MreD, protein MLKSSPVQFPSWYWHPRTQLILSGLLTGGSALLCCLLLFVRLPGMSLAGVGPNWPLIWVVAWSVKRSIWQGAFAGLVLGLIQDGLSSPNPTHVLSLVVVGVLTARLQKPKYIQEDFISVALIVFGMAVVAETVVALQFCLHHLLPTQPDWISEGLLPPRSLPPAATNQELEHSYYTLSEIWTHHQRVALSSAILSSLWAPVVYYPLNRLWERHLEATKPDA, encoded by the coding sequence ATGCTCAAGTCCAGCCCTGTGCAGTTCCCTTCCTGGTATTGGCATCCCCGCACCCAGTTGATCCTGAGTGGGCTACTGACCGGGGGATCGGCCCTCTTGTGCTGTCTTCTCCTGTTTGTCCGCCTTCCCGGCATGAGCTTGGCGGGGGTGGGACCTAACTGGCCCCTGATTTGGGTAGTGGCCTGGAGTGTGAAGCGATCAATTTGGCAGGGTGCCTTCGCGGGCCTTGTTCTGGGGCTGATCCAGGATGGCTTAAGTAGTCCCAACCCCACCCATGTATTGAGTTTAGTGGTGGTAGGTGTCCTCACAGCTCGCTTGCAGAAGCCCAAATACATCCAGGAAGACTTTATTTCCGTCGCCCTAATTGTCTTTGGCATGGCGGTGGTTGCTGAAACCGTTGTTGCCTTGCAATTCTGCCTACATCACCTTTTGCCTACCCAGCCCGATTGGATTAGCGAAGGACTCTTACCTCCCCGCTCGCTCCCCCCGGCAGCCACGAACCAGGAACTCGAACACAGCTACTATACCCTGAGCGAAATTTGGACCCATCACCAACGAGTGGCCTTGAGTTCAGCTATCCTGAGTAGCCTGTGGGCACCCGTCGTTTACTATCCTCTCAATCGGCTGTGGGAGCGGCACCTGGAAGCCACCAAACCCGATGCCTAG
- a CDS encoding single-stranded DNA-binding protein, whose protein sequence is MSLNSVVLVGRVGGDPDVKYFESGSVVCRLTLAVNRPTRNTDEPDWFNLEMWGKTAEVAANYVRKGSQIGVTGALKFEYWQDRATGANRSKPVIVVDRMELLGSKRDSEVGSMPNYSHDEF, encoded by the coding sequence ATGAGTTTAAATTCTGTGGTATTAGTTGGGCGGGTCGGTGGTGATCCAGACGTGAAATATTTTGAGTCTGGTAGTGTCGTCTGTCGGCTAACGCTTGCGGTGAACCGGCCCACCCGCAATACGGATGAGCCGGATTGGTTCAATTTAGAAATGTGGGGTAAGACGGCTGAAGTAGCTGCTAATTATGTGCGTAAAGGTAGTCAAATCGGGGTAACGGGAGCATTGAAGTTTGAATATTGGCAGGATCGCGCGACTGGGGCTAACCGATCAAAACCTGTGATTGTGGTTGATCGCATGGAGCTATTAGGGTCTAAGCGAGATAGCGAAGTGGGTTCGATGCCTAACTATAGCCATGATGAGTTTTGA
- a CDS encoding DUF2949 domain-containing protein yields MNGLYPELLPILQEELALPELAINAAADYAYCYGKFLPLVLWERGLLTLPQLEAILLHIFT; encoded by the coding sequence ATGAATGGCCTCTACCCAGAACTCTTACCGATCCTCCAAGAGGAGTTAGCGTTACCCGAACTGGCAATTAATGCCGCAGCTGATTATGCCTACTGCTATGGGAAGTTTCTACCCCTGGTTCTGTGGGAACGTGGGTTGTTAACCTTACCCCAGTTAGAAGCAATTTTACTGCATATTTTTACCTAG
- a CDS encoding rod shape-determining protein gives MGIDLGTANTLVYVSGKGIVLQEPSVVAIDQETKVPLAVGEDAKKMLGRTPGNITALRPLRDGVIADFDTAELMLKHFIRRVHEGRTLVSPRIVIGIPSGVTGVERRAVMEAAAQAGARDVYLIDEPVAAAIGAGLPVAEPTGNMIIDIGGGTTEVAVLSLQGIVLSESVRVAGDELSEAITQYMKKVHNLVVGERTSEEIKIQIGSAYPTTDIDEATMEVRGLHLLSGLPRTVTIKAPEIRESMSEPLSVIVEAVKRTLERTPPELAADIIDRGIMLAGGGALLKGLDTLISHETGIVTHVAADPLSCVVLGTGRVLENFKQLERVFSGRSR, from the coding sequence ATGGGCATTGACCTAGGTACTGCGAATACCTTGGTCTACGTGTCGGGTAAAGGGATTGTCCTGCAAGAGCCATCCGTCGTTGCGATCGATCAGGAGACGAAAGTCCCCCTGGCTGTTGGGGAAGATGCGAAAAAAATGCTCGGTCGGACACCGGGTAATATCACTGCCCTGCGTCCCCTGCGGGATGGCGTCATCGCTGACTTTGACACGGCAGAGCTAATGCTCAAGCACTTTATTCGCCGTGTGCACGAAGGGCGCACCTTGGTTTCCCCCCGCATTGTCATTGGCATTCCCAGTGGCGTCACCGGCGTTGAACGGCGGGCAGTGATGGAAGCGGCGGCTCAAGCGGGGGCACGGGATGTGTATTTGATCGATGAACCGGTTGCTGCCGCGATCGGAGCGGGCCTGCCTGTCGCCGAACCCACAGGGAACATGATTATTGATATTGGGGGTGGAACCACGGAAGTGGCAGTCCTCAGCCTCCAAGGGATTGTGCTCAGTGAGTCCGTGCGGGTGGCGGGGGATGAACTGAGTGAAGCCATCACCCAATACATGAAGAAGGTCCACAACCTAGTAGTTGGGGAGCGCACTTCTGAAGAGATCAAGATTCAGATTGGCTCGGCTTATCCCACCACTGACATAGATGAGGCAACGATGGAAGTGCGGGGTCTGCACCTGCTGTCTGGCCTGCCCCGCACGGTGACCATCAAGGCACCGGAAATCCGTGAAAGCATGTCGGAACCCCTTTCAGTCATCGTCGAAGCGGTCAAACGGACCCTGGAACGAACGCCCCCTGAACTCGCGGCGGATATTATCGATCGCGGCATCATGCTGGCCGGTGGGGGTGCCCTGCTCAAGGGTCTGGACACCCTGATCAGCCACGAAACGGGGATTGTGACCCATGTGGCAGCCGATCCCCTTAGTTGTGTGGTGTTGGGGACGGGGCGGGTCTTGGAAAACTTCAAGCAACTGGAGCGCGTCTTCAGTGGCCGTTCGCGTTAG
- a CDS encoding phycobilisome rod-core linker polypeptide: MSVTASGGSSIAHPQLYQTVPVSTISQAEQQDRFLEIGELNELVTFFNSGTQRLAIAEVLTRNAETIVSRAANRIFTGGSPLAFLEKPQPLEPATVSAPQATVGMQEAMKLGTATYVESQGGFLEGVRSLFSATGGSVGAGPSVGFRLINISRYGASNMQKSLRDLSWFLRYITYAIVAGDPNIITVNVRGLREIIENACSGEATTAALREMRVAALSYFRKDPDGSAIVAQYFDVLLKEFVAQTPSNKLRQRPSPDLQGLELPQIYYLAAERRPKFVMKPGLSASEKNAVVKAAYRQVFERDITRAYSLGLSDLESKVKNGDISMKEFIRRLGKSPLYRKNFYEPYINSRALELAFRHFLGRGPSSREEVQKYFAIVSSGGHAALVDALVDSQEYADYFGEETVPYLRGLGQEAQECRNWGPQQDLFRYSAPFRKIPQFLTTFARYQRPLPDQHPYGSGNDPLEIQFGAIFPKETRDLSASPAPFGKDTRRILIHRGPGINNQLSNPGARGVAPGSLGPKVFKLDQLPAFKGRKYDKNASTKFGESSTQAVIRAIYLQVIGRDVYEGQRLKVAEIKLENGEITVREFVRQLAKSDLFRSLYWAPLYVVKAIEYIHRRLLGRPTYGRQEMNAYFDIAAKKGFYALVDAMIDTVEYSEAFGEDTVPYERYLTPAGLALRSLRPAAITPERGAKVEPAVTPRFVELGAVTTQRTLPDIQFRAQQGVTKKREQTKIFKLIDRSDKPAVNAVIGAAYRQVFERDIAPYIIKNEFSVLETKLSNGEITVKEFIEGLGKSSLYIKEFYTPYPNTKVIELGTKHFLGRAPLDQAEIRKYNQILASQGIRAFISAMINSVEYVEAFGEDTVPYNRFLTFPAANYPNTQRLYNTLTKQNKDLVVPSFPPFPASLKGEITFNTPVVDTSRELVTQLGRTSTAGQEFNGFGELGVIVSRPGAIG; the protein is encoded by the coding sequence ATGAGTGTCACGGCAAGTGGTGGTAGCTCGATCGCCCATCCACAGCTTTACCAAACTGTCCCCGTCTCAACCATCAGTCAGGCTGAGCAGCAGGACCGTTTCCTAGAGATCGGTGAACTCAACGAACTGGTCACCTTCTTTAACTCTGGTACCCAGCGGCTTGCGATCGCTGAGGTACTTACCCGCAATGCGGAAACGATCGTATCGCGGGCGGCAAACCGCATTTTCACAGGTGGCTCCCCCCTCGCCTTTCTGGAGAAGCCCCAACCCCTAGAACCGGCGACTGTGAGCGCTCCGCAAGCCACAGTGGGTATGCAGGAAGCGATGAAGCTAGGGACAGCCACCTACGTGGAAAGCCAGGGTGGCTTTTTGGAAGGGGTCCGTTCCCTGTTTAGCGCCACGGGGGGGTCGGTTGGTGCGGGTCCCAGTGTGGGGTTCCGACTGATCAATATCTCCCGCTATGGGGCCAGCAACATGCAGAAGTCTCTGCGAGACCTGAGCTGGTTTTTGCGCTATATCACCTATGCGATCGTGGCGGGGGATCCCAACATCATCACGGTGAACGTGCGGGGGTTGCGTGAGATTATCGAAAATGCCTGCTCTGGTGAAGCGACGACAGCCGCTCTACGGGAAATGCGGGTGGCGGCCCTCAGCTATTTCCGTAAGGACCCCGATGGGAGTGCGATCGTTGCCCAATACTTTGATGTCTTGCTGAAGGAGTTTGTTGCCCAAACCCCCTCCAATAAGTTACGCCAACGTCCTTCCCCCGATCTCCAGGGTTTGGAACTGCCCCAGATCTATTACCTAGCGGCAGAGCGGCGACCCAAGTTCGTGATGAAACCTGGTCTTTCCGCCTCAGAGAAAAATGCCGTGGTGAAGGCAGCCTATCGTCAGGTGTTTGAGCGCGATATTACCCGTGCCTATTCCCTGGGGTTGTCTGACTTGGAGTCAAAGGTCAAAAATGGCGATATCTCCATGAAGGAGTTCATTCGCCGGTTGGGTAAGTCGCCGCTCTACCGTAAGAACTTCTACGAACCGTACATTAACTCACGGGCATTGGAACTGGCCTTCCGGCACTTCCTGGGTCGGGGGCCGAGTTCGCGCGAAGAGGTGCAGAAGTATTTTGCGATCGTCTCCAGTGGGGGTCATGCTGCCCTAGTGGATGCCTTAGTCGACTCCCAAGAGTATGCCGACTACTTTGGCGAGGAAACCGTCCCCTACCTGCGGGGGCTTGGCCAGGAAGCCCAGGAGTGTCGTAACTGGGGGCCGCAACAGGATCTGTTCCGATACAGTGCGCCCTTCCGCAAGATTCCCCAATTCCTGACCACCTTTGCCCGTTACCAGCGTCCCCTGCCCGATCAGCATCCCTACGGGTCCGGCAACGATCCGTTGGAGATCCAATTCGGGGCGATCTTCCCGAAGGAAACCCGTGATCTCAGCGCCAGTCCGGCTCCGTTTGGCAAGGATACCCGGCGGATTTTGATTCACCGGGGGCCGGGGATTAATAACCAACTGAGCAATCCTGGTGCCCGCGGCGTTGCGCCTGGTTCTTTGGGACCCAAGGTGTTTAAGCTGGATCAATTGCCTGCTTTCAAGGGCCGCAAGTATGACAAGAACGCCAGCACCAAGTTTGGAGAAAGTTCGACCCAAGCGGTGATCCGGGCTATCTACCTGCAAGTCATTGGCCGTGATGTCTATGAGGGGCAGCGGCTTAAGGTTGCGGAAATCAAGCTGGAAAATGGCGAGATCACGGTACGTGAGTTTGTACGTCAGTTGGCCAAGTCAGACCTATTCCGTAGCCTTTACTGGGCACCGTTGTACGTGGTCAAGGCGATCGAGTATATCCATCGACGGTTATTAGGTCGGCCCACCTATGGTCGCCAGGAGATGAACGCCTACTTTGACATCGCCGCCAAGAAGGGGTTCTATGCTCTGGTGGACGCGATGATCGATACGGTGGAGTACAGCGAAGCCTTTGGGGAAGATACCGTTCCCTACGAACGCTACCTAACCCCGGCGGGGTTGGCTCTGCGCAGCCTGCGACCGGCGGCCATTACTCCTGAACGGGGTGCCAAGGTTGAGCCAGCCGTCACGCCCCGCTTTGTGGAATTGGGGGCTGTGACAACCCAACGGACGCTACCGGATATTCAATTCCGGGCGCAGCAAGGGGTTACCAAGAAACGGGAGCAGACCAAGATCTTCAAGCTGATCGATCGCTCTGACAAGCCTGCGGTTAATGCCGTCATTGGTGCCGCCTATCGGCAAGTCTTTGAGCGGGATATTGCCCCGTACATCATCAAGAACGAGTTCTCGGTGCTGGAGACCAAACTCAGCAACGGCGAGATCACGGTCAAGGAGTTTATCGAAGGTTTGGGTAAATCCAGCCTGTATATCAAGGAGTTCTACACGCCCTACCCGAACACCAAGGTGATCGAATTAGGGACCAAGCACTTCTTGGGTCGGGCACCGCTGGATCAAGCTGAGATCCGCAAGTACAACCAGATCCTGGCATCCCAGGGGATTCGCGCCTTCATTAGCGCTATGATCAACAGCGTCGAGTACGTGGAAGCCTTTGGGGAAGATACGGTGCCCTATAACCGTTTCCTCACCTTCCCGGCAGCCAACTATCCCAACACCCAGCGCTTGTACAACACCCTGACCAAGCAGAATAAGGATTTGGTAGTCCCCAGTTTCCCCCCCTTTCCGGCTTCGCTGAAGGGGGAGATAACCTTCAATACCCCAGTGGTGGATACCAGCCGTGAGTTGGTCACTCAGTTAGGCCGAACCAGCACTGCGGGCCAGGAATTCAACGGTTTTGGAGAGTTGGGAGTGATCGTTAGTCGGCCTGGAGCGATCGGGTAA
- the asnS gene encoding asparagine--tRNA ligase produces MTIRRIAELLKQGQPNEVITIQGWVRTKRELKDFSFLEVNDGSGLTNLQVVLEPSLPNYEAALKQLNTGASLRVTGMLVPSLGKGQRIELKASTLEVFGEADPATYPLQKKRHSFEFLRTIAHLRPRTNTLGAVLRVRNACAMAIHQFFQERGFLWIHTPILTASDCEGAGEMFAVTSLDLENLPRTEQGAIDYSQDFFGKPAYLTVSGQLEAEIMALALSNVYTFGPTFRAENSNTSRHLAEFWMIEPEMAFCDLEGNMALAEAFLKFVFQRVLETCQEDLEFFNDRIDNTVLKTAEHIVTSEFKHITYTEAIALLEKADRTFDYPVSWGLDLQSEHERYLAEELFKQPLIVTDYPTEIKAFYMRLNDDGKTVRAMDVLAPKVGEIIGGSQREERLDVLEQRIKAQGLPIADYWWYLDLRRYGTVPHAGFGLGFERLVQFMTGMTNIRDVIPFPRVPQNIEF; encoded by the coding sequence ATGACGATTCGCCGTATTGCTGAACTCCTCAAGCAGGGTCAACCCAACGAGGTTATTACGATCCAGGGTTGGGTACGGACAAAGCGGGAGTTGAAGGACTTTAGCTTTTTAGAGGTCAATGATGGTTCTGGGCTGACCAACCTCCAGGTGGTTCTGGAACCCAGTCTGCCGAATTATGAGGCTGCCCTCAAGCAACTTAATACGGGGGCTTCCCTGCGGGTGACGGGGATGCTGGTACCCTCATTGGGGAAGGGGCAACGGATTGAACTCAAGGCGAGTACCCTGGAAGTTTTTGGGGAAGCCGACCCTGCTACTTATCCACTGCAAAAGAAACGCCACTCCTTTGAGTTTCTCCGCACGATCGCCCATCTACGGCCTCGCACGAATACTCTAGGGGCGGTTTTACGGGTGCGTAATGCCTGTGCGATGGCGATCCATCAATTCTTCCAGGAACGAGGCTTCCTCTGGATTCATACTCCCATTCTCACGGCCAGTGATTGTGAGGGAGCTGGGGAAATGTTCGCTGTGACGAGCTTGGATTTGGAAAATTTGCCGCGTACAGAGCAGGGCGCGATCGACTACAGCCAGGATTTTTTTGGTAAACCGGCCTATTTAACAGTTAGCGGGCAACTGGAGGCCGAAATTATGGCCCTAGCTTTGAGTAATGTCTACACCTTTGGTCCTACCTTTCGTGCCGAAAATTCCAATACCTCCCGCCACCTAGCGGAGTTCTGGATGATCGAGCCGGAAATGGCCTTCTGTGATCTGGAGGGTAATATGGCTCTGGCGGAGGCATTTTTAAAATTTGTTTTCCAACGGGTTTTAGAAACCTGTCAGGAAGATCTCGAGTTTTTCAATGATCGGATTGATAATACCGTGCTAAAAACGGCTGAGCATATTGTTACCAGTGAGTTTAAGCACATTACCTATACTGAGGCGATCGCGCTGTTGGAAAAGGCTGATCGTACCTTCGACTATCCGGTGAGTTGGGGGCTGGATCTACAGTCAGAACACGAACGCTACTTGGCGGAGGAACTGTTCAAACAACCCTTGATCGTGACCGACTATCCGACGGAAATTAAAGCCTTTTATATGCGCCTCAATGACGATGGAAAAACTGTACGGGCTATGGATGTCTTAGCACCGAAAGTGGGGGAAATCATTGGTGGGTCTCAGCGGGAGGAGCGGTTGGATGTTTTGGAGCAACGGATTAAGGCGCAGGGATTACCGATCGCGGATTACTGGTGGTATTTAGATTTGCGTCGTTATGGCACCGTGCCCCATGCCGGTTTTGGCTTGGGGTTTGAGCGGCTGGTGCAGTTTATGACCGGGATGACCAATATTCGGGATGTCATTCCCTTCCCTAGGGTACCCCAGAATATCGAATTTTAA
- a CDS encoding ABC transporter substrate-binding protein codes for MPHPLRVRPLSRRRFLRRAAVLSGLTLAGCGWTLGNVGNPSPQTTSTDDLLIYTWSDYIDEEAVEAFTAQTGITVQVSIYESNETMLARMLAGGGNKYSIIYPSDYMVQQMIELNLLRELDHKRLDGLDNLMEEFQNPSYDPGNRHSVPISWGTTGLIYNAKKLPDPVEDWQYLWDHQNYLRQRITLLSDVREVMGAALKSLGYSYNATDPRQINAAFEALQTLKPAIASFTTDAWREQILAGDLLISMAYSVDGITTMREDNTLQYIIPKSGASLWTDAIVIPRTAPNVEGAYAWINYTLQPSAAARISERLNFATPNRIAYENLPDELRENTALFPPSEVLARCERIAPLDTATSELFDNYWTRLTSG; via the coding sequence ATGCCTCACCCTCTCCGTGTCCGTCCTCTCTCTCGCCGCCGGTTTCTGCGACGGGCCGCTGTCCTTTCGGGTTTAACCCTGGCCGGTTGCGGCTGGACGCTGGGCAATGTCGGCAATCCATCTCCCCAGACAACCTCAACGGATGATCTCTTAATCTATACCTGGAGTGACTACATTGATGAGGAAGCCGTAGAAGCATTTACCGCCCAAACTGGCATTACGGTACAGGTCTCGATTTATGAGTCGAATGAAACCATGCTGGCCCGCATGTTAGCAGGTGGGGGGAATAAGTACAGCATTATTTATCCCTCAGACTATATGGTCCAGCAGATGATAGAACTCAATCTCCTGCGTGAACTGGATCACAAGCGTCTCGACGGCTTAGACAACCTGATGGAGGAGTTCCAAAATCCCAGCTATGATCCAGGTAATCGCCACAGTGTACCCATTAGCTGGGGGACAACAGGGCTGATCTATAATGCCAAAAAACTGCCTGATCCGGTCGAAGATTGGCAGTACTTATGGGACCACCAAAACTATTTACGGCAACGCATAACCCTACTTTCTGATGTGCGGGAAGTGATGGGCGCCGCACTCAAGTCCCTCGGTTACTCCTACAACGCCACCGATCCCCGACAGATTAATGCGGCCTTTGAAGCCTTACAAACCCTCAAACCCGCGATCGCCAGTTTCACGACCGATGCCTGGCGCGAACAAATCTTAGCAGGAGACTTACTGATATCAATGGCCTACTCTGTGGACGGCATCACGACCATGCGGGAAGATAACACCCTGCAATATATCATTCCCAAAAGTGGGGCCTCCCTCTGGACCGATGCGATCGTCATCCCCCGGACAGCCCCCAACGTCGAAGGTGCCTATGCCTGGATCAACTATACGCTGCAACCCTCAGCCGCAGCGCGGATTAGTGAACGCTTAAATTTTGCGACTCCTAATCGCATCGCCTATGAAAACTTGCCCGACGAACTACGGGAAAACACCGCCCTTTTTCCCCCCTCAGAAGTCTTAGCCCGCTGTGAGCGTATTGCTCCCCTTGATACTGCTACCAGTGAATTATTTGACAATTACTGGACCCGATTAACCAGTGGCTAG